GGGCCCCGTCGAATACCTCCTGCGGCGCAAGGACGGCTCCTTCTTCCACGGCGAGATCAACGGCAACGTCCTCCGCGACGAGCGGGGAGAGGTGACAGGCATCGTCTATACCCAGAGGGACGTCACGGAGCGGAGGACCTTCGAGGCGGCCCTCCGGGAGAGCGAGGAGAAGTACCGCCTTCTGGCCGAGTCCGTCTCGGACGTGATCTGGGTCTACAACGTGACCCGCAGCCGCTTCACCTACGTCAGTCCCTCCGTCTTCCGCCTCCGCGGCTACACGGCGGAAGAGGCCATGGCTCAGACTCTGGCCCAATCGCTGACGGCCGAGTCCCTCTCGGAGACGGAGGCCCTCATCGCCGAGGGGTTGCGTCTTTTTCTCGAAAACCCCGAGGAGAACAGCGACCACATCAACGAGATCTGTCAGCCCTGCAAGAACGGCAGAGTCGTCTGGGTCGAGGTCTCGACGCGGTTCCGCTTCGCCGCCGACGGCGACATCGAGCTCTTCTGCGTGAGCCGCAACATCGACGGGAGGAAACGGGCCGAGGCCGAGGTTCGCTTCCTCAGCTACCACGATCAGCTCACGGGGCTTCACAACCGCCGTTTCTACGAGGAGGAGTTCCGCCGCCTCGACGACGCGTCCCATCTGCCCCTCTCCCTCATCATGGCCGACGTCAACGGCCTCAAGCTGACCAACGACGCCTTCGGACACCAGGTCGGCGACGAGCTGCTCCGGACCATGGCCTCCATCTTTCGGGAGGCCACCCGTCCCGGCGACGTCCTGGCCCGCATCGGCGGCGACGAGTTCGTCTTCCTTCTCCCCCGAAGCGACGCCAGGGCGGCCTGGGCCATCGTCGAGAGGATAAGGAGCGTACTGAAGACCCGCGAGAGCGAGGGCCCTCTTCTTTCCGTATCCTTCGGCGTCGCAACGAAGACGAAGGGTACGGAGACGCGCGAGCGGCTTTTTTCCGATGCGGAAAACCGCATGTACCGCAACAAACTCTCCGAGAGCGACAGCATGAAGAGCAAGACGATCCGCCTCGTCACTCAGAGCCTCTACGAGAGAAGCCCCTGGGAAAGAGGTCACGGAGAGAGGGTCAGCCGCTTCTGCCGCCTCATGGGAACGGCCCTCGGTCTCGGCCCCGACGACGTGGAGGAGCTGGCCCTGGCGGGGCTTCTCCACGACATCGGGAAAATCGGCGTCGAGCGGAGTCTTCTCCTCAATCCGGAACAGCTCGACGAGGAGGAGAGGAACGAGATGAGGCGCCACCCCGAGATCGGTTTTCAGATCCTGCGCTCCTCCGGGGAATTCGCCACCATTGCCGAGGCCGTCCTTGCCCACCACGAACGTTTCGACGGCAAGGGCTATCCCCGCGGGAAGAAGGGAAAAGCTATTCCTCTCTCGGCACGGATCATCGCCCTGGCCGAGAGCTACGAGGCCATGACGGGCGACCATCTCTACAGACGGCCCCTGCCGAAGGCGATCGCCCTGAGGCAGATCGAGGAGGAGGCCGGAAGACAGTTCGACCCGGACCTTACGAAAATTTTCGTCGACGTCATCGCCGGAGAGGATTAGGGACGGCGACCTACCGACGGGGATAACCGAAACGCCGGGAGGAGACGGCTCGCGAGGCGCGATGTTTTTTCAACAAGAAGGTAGAAGCGGTGGCAATCCCGCCGAGATGGGAAGACGGACGAAGACCGCCGCTCACGGGACGACGGCCGATCCGTGGGCGGACCGCCTTCGGTCCGGGCCCTCCGGACGTCCGTCGAGACGGTGACGACGCGGTTCCGCCCCTCTCGCTTGGCCTGCTAGAGGGCCCTGTCGGCGGCACCGAGAAGGGACTCCGCACCGCCCTCTCGGGCAAGGGCGACGAGATCGACGGCGATTCCCCCGTAGTGCCCCTCTCCGTCGATCCACTCATAAGGGGCCCAATCGGGATCGACGCACATCTTCACCGGACCGAGACGCTCCAGATAGTCCCGCTCCTCGGGAGAGAGGAGAACGAGGGGATCGCCCGCCGAGACCCCGGCCGGACAGAGCAGGAAAAGCAAGAAAAGGGCAAGGCGGATCGCCCTTCGGGACAGGGCGGCGTCATCGGGCGAAAGGATCGGCGAAGAGGGCGATCTCACGGCGGGCGGCCTCCTTGGATCTTCTTTTTCTGCCTTCTCCCTCCACTATACCGAAAGGCCGCGATCATGGCGACGGCGACACTGTCGTCGGAAAGGAGGAGGCGTCGCCGCAAGATCCGAACTCGAGGTCCGACCGGGGTCGAAATCGCCGTGAACCGCCGAGCCACGAGACGAAATCCCGTCACGAAGGAGGGGGAGAGCCCCAGGCTCTCCCCCTCCTTCGTGACGGCCAAGGAAGCCCCCGTCTTTGACGGCCTACTCCTCTTCCTCCTCGACCTTGCGGGCGGCGATGACCTTCTTGGAGATGTCGCCGGGCACGTCTTCGTAGTGGGAGTAGCTCATGGTGAAGTTGCCCCGTCCCGAGGTCATGGAACGGAGGATGATGGCGTAACGGAACATCTCGGCCAGGGGGACCTGGGCCTTGACGATCTGGAGGCGCCCCTTGGAATCGATGCCCATGATGCGGCCCCGACGGCTGTTGAAGTCGCCCATGACGTCGCCGAGATACTCCTCCGGAACGACGACCTCGACGTTCATGATGGGCTCGAGCAGGACGGGAGAGGCCTCGGCGATGCCCTTTTTGAAGGCCAGATGGGCGGCGAGCTTGAAGGCCATTTCCGACGAGTCCACGTCATGGTAGGAGCCGAAGAAGAGGGAGGCCTTGAAGTCGACGACGGGGAAGCCTGCCAGGACGCCCTTGTTCTTCACCTCCCGCAGGCCTTTCTCGACGGCGGGGATGAAGTTCTTGGGAACGGAGCCTCCGACGATCTTGTCCTCGAAGACGAAACCCTCGTCTTTGCCCAGAGGAGAGAACTCGATATGGACGTCGCCGTACTGGCCGTGTCCGCCCGTCTGTTTCTTGTGCTTGCCCTGGGCCTTGGCGGGCTTGCGGATCGTCTCCCTGTAGGGGACGGCCGGAGTGGCCACCTCGAGATCGACGCCGTAGCGCTCCTTGACGCGGGCCAGGACGATGTCGAGGTGGACGTCGCCCATGCCGGAGAGGACGTTGTCGCCCGTCTCGGCGTTCTTGTCGAACTGGAGGGTCATGTCCTCGTCGAGGATCTTGCGGACGGCGCTGGCCAGCTTGTCCAGGTCCGCCCGCGTCTTGGGACTCACGGCGAGGCTGTAGATGGGACGGGGGAACTTGATGGGCGGCAGAATCAGGCTGGCCCCCTTGGCGGCCAGAGTGTCGCCCACGGCGGCCGAGACGAGCTTGGGAACGGCGACGATGTCGCCGACGACGACGTCCTTGCTGTCGACGCCGTTCTTGCCCGTCATGAGCTTGTAGACGCTGACGCGCTCCTCCTCGCCGCGGTTGACGTTGAAGACCGTCGTATCCGTCGAGTGACCTCCGGAGACGACGCGGATGAAGGAGAGCTTGCCCACGTAGGGGTCGACCATGACCTTGAAGCAGAGGGCGTAGAAGGGCCCCTTGGGGTCGGGAGCGACAAGGACTTCCTCTTCCCCTCTGAGGGCCGGGCGGGGTGCCGTCTCGAGGGGCGACGGCAGGAGGTCGACGACGACGTCGAGGAACTGGGTGATGCCCACGTTGGCCGGCCCGGCGCCGGGAACGACGGGGAAGAGCCTGCACTCGACGACGGAGCGGCGCAGAAGGGCGGCGATCTCCTCGTCCTGGAGGGTTTCTCCGTCGAGGTAGCGCATCATGGCCTCGTCGTCGACTTCGACGGCCCGCTCGACGAGGGCCTCGC
The DNA window shown above is from Aminithiophilus ramosus and carries:
- a CDS encoding PAS domain S-box protein, with protein sequence MSEERRDRGGEERGRERPLPGDGCHCEIWQSAEGNILHVSGACESLSGYPPRDFFDDDNLLSSLVEEEDRPLWESPRQGRSVLRFRIRRRDGTVIPIEETSWPLFGEGHDLGRRFAFRDVTEETKALAALKESEDRFRRVIENLPYPLAVVDGDGTFLYANPSFSELFETSPEALSRGTKASSFWGEPKEREAWLAALREKGVVRDYEIRARTASGRLLWITLSGLFITWQGRLSVLSTQRDVTETKRAREALVESEARLRIILDTIPDGISLTDPDGTIRSVTPKTLQLGGYASADEVVGGNILDQLAPSERERARSLIGERLCGKASGPVEYLLRRKDGSFFHGEINGNVLRDERGEVTGIVYTQRDVTERRTFEAALRESEEKYRLLAESVSDVIWVYNVTRSRFTYVSPSVFRLRGYTAEEAMAQTLAQSLTAESLSETEALIAEGLRLFLENPEENSDHINEICQPCKNGRVVWVEVSTRFRFAADGDIELFCVSRNIDGRKRAEAEVRFLSYHDQLTGLHNRRFYEEEFRRLDDASHLPLSLIMADVNGLKLTNDAFGHQVGDELLRTMASIFREATRPGDVLARIGGDEFVFLLPRSDARAAWAIVERIRSVLKTRESEGPLLSVSFGVATKTKGTETRERLFSDAENRMYRNKLSESDSMKSKTIRLVTQSLYERSPWERGHGERVSRFCRLMGTALGLGPDDVEELALAGLLHDIGKIGVERSLLLNPEQLDEEERNEMRRHPEIGFQILRSSGEFATIAEAVLAHHERFDGKGYPRGKKGKAIPLSARIIALAESYEAMTGDHLYRRPLPKAIALRQIEEEAGRQFDPDLTKIFVDVIAGED
- the fusA gene encoding elongation factor G, producing the protein MGTRKPEDIRSIAIAAHGGAGKTSLTEAMLFNTGAVTRMGKIEDGNTVSDFTPEEQKRQISINTSLATLTYRGKTVYALDTPGFSDFVGELRSAMRVADGAAIVVSGVHGVEVQTEKAWEFADEFGRPTVFFVSKMDKENADFGKTVENIQEALTANALPVLLPIGQEASFKGVVDVLTGKAYTYRGNGGKDFTVGEMPADMADAVAAAREALVERAVEVDDEAMMRYLDGETLQDEEIAALLRRSVVECRLFPVVPGAGPANVGITQFLDVVVDLLPSPLETAPRPALRGEEEVLVAPDPKGPFYALCFKVMVDPYVGKLSFIRVVSGGHSTDTTVFNVNRGEEERVSVYKLMTGKNGVDSKDVVVGDIVAVPKLVSAAVGDTLAAKGASLILPPIKFPRPIYSLAVSPKTRADLDKLASAVRKILDEDMTLQFDKNAETGDNVLSGMGDVHLDIVLARVKERYGVDLEVATPAVPYRETIRKPAKAQGKHKKQTGGHGQYGDVHIEFSPLGKDEGFVFEDKIVGGSVPKNFIPAVEKGLREVKNKGVLAGFPVVDFKASLFFGSYHDVDSSEMAFKLAAHLAFKKGIAEASPVLLEPIMNVEVVVPEEYLGDVMGDFNSRRGRIMGIDSKGRLQIVKAQVPLAEMFRYAIILRSMTSGRGNFTMSYSHYEDVPGDISKKVIAARKVEEEEE